caaagttgggctcgcacgtccgaatttaaggaagtgtgggtgttggtggaagtgacgtatatgccgtaaagcagtcgaattttgtagttctttttgttctcgggttactacccgaaacccgaagtttaaaagtacgattaaaaacgatacagaccccatcaggctatggcagacgtgtcattcaacctattgtaagttgatttatcatcacaagataCAAAAtttattatgaaggttgaaaagttacctagtgctgctttaataaaTGTCTCTTGAGcattaaatcatcatattagactaaatgtctgaaggatcatgtgacactgaggaCAAGAGTAATGATGCAAATATTCAGTTTGCTTCACAGAAACAAATTTACATttgataaataaattaaaattgaaaatagttattcagccttggtgagaaTTAAAGACTTAGACATTAGTCTTTAAGCACAAGTTGATATCTTACTTTtcatttactttaaaattacAACACTTTGCTTTTTGTGACTATCTGCTTAGCCTGAGCTTTCCACATTTGCCGGAAgttttaatatggatatttttcttacaccaaCCCATTGATTCTCTTCAGCAGGCCTCTATTAAACCCaggagccgtgtggattacttttataatggatgcatgcatgtttttgggcttcaaattttaggctgccattcactgtcattataaagcttggattagccataGCATtttgtcatatacacctaggatggcttgagggtgagtaaattataggaacattttaatttttgggtgaactatccctttaagtacagTAATACTCACATGGTACTGGACGCCAGGTTGGTGTCCTCATGTTTGAGTTTTCCGTCCAGCGCCAGTCCTCTCTTTTCTCGATTGTTGTTGAGAGTGGGTGTGAGAGTGTACACTTTACAGAATGTAGAGCTGGATGCCACTTGATCGCTGCAAAACACAGAGATGGAAAGGATACACATTGTTTCCCACAGTCAGCAAACAGACAGAACACAACATGTTTTTGTGTCGCTTTTAAGCAGGTTTGTTCTCCCATTGACATCTTAATCATAAATCTTGAATAAATGAGAACAAAgttcaaataatttcaaaacacCAACAACTATACAGTCGAAATAAAATACTCTTACTCTGCCTCTATATGAGCCACTGGACATTTGTACTGCGCTGTGCTGAAGAGACAGATATCAGCATACTGTCGTACTGTAGAGACACAAATGCAAACAGATCATAGATGATGAGACTGATATGAAAAGAATGTCATTAACTACACCGCAATAGATGGGCTAATGGCTGTGACTCACCTGATATTTTAACCCTTTTGACAGTCTTGGTCGAGTTATTGGTGACATGGACGTTAACACTGATGGGTTCTCCATGGTAATATAGCTGTGTGAGAAGATCATGGTTAATTAAAGGTCATTTTTTGCTAACTAGTGCTGATCTGTATTAAACAGCATGCTACCTCTTTATCTAATGAAGCCTCTAGGTGTAAAGAACGGTCTGACATGAGGAAACTCCTCGTCGTCTCCACCATCGGCTGTGGACCGGGTTTCTCAGGGGCGTACTGGACTTTACGAATCACTAGTCGCACAGAATTCCTGTTGAGGATGAAATTATCTTCAAATAAGATCTAAACTTTCTTTTCTAAAATCATTTACACTAAAAACTACAGAAGCTTGTTTctaccacagaataaaaaataaaaaggaaacTGTGACttaattgcaagatataaaccaTCAATTCTTAGCCTGGCttccagccgaactcagccccgcccacaacatttgaactcgggcagttcggtctggacttgatccatagaggagtaattatgcccgaacagaaactgtttggaccaatgaaattgtcaggacgggctttagatgatgattGACAGATAGTAATCATCCATGTCATCAAAGGCTCTTGGGTTGAATTtggttctaatcctaaacggagaacttgtttgtatctgccttcaccttcactatttcagCAATAATGATcatggtaagtactctgtgtatccttaaattatttttttacaacaccggcaaagatcgtttacactcaTTTTTCTATCGTTACTTATTCCAGCgagcgtgcagacagggttgttacatttttacaacaaaacccaccaactactagcccaaaacaagcccaaaaacttttctggaaaaaaaatggcatttggggagctaaaatgtgtattattttggcatggttgcctgctaaaatttgcattcgTGGGTCTATATATAACATAACTGATGTCGCTTCAACCCACGAACATGAAAAACAGCCCTCGGGAAAactgcagacttggcaacaaaaTAGTtcagttctgttgacatttgacaactaaagTTATgcgccgctctgattggttgtgggtctatccaattgaggacTTTCATTGGTTCGGTTTAAACaagccccataatcacagcccaatggagcagtatcagactcatattctgactagaattgagtatgacgacATCAGGCTAATCGATTctgagaaaagtcagaattgtgaggtaaaACGTCGCAGTTAcctttttaattttgttatcCCATTTGTTATCCcaaaaagatgcaaactaagaagaccccccccccacccccccaaaaaaacttGCAATTCTGAGGGGGAAAAAGTAAATATCTTGCAATTACAGATATATATCTTGCGATAAAGAGTTATACATTCACAGCTATGAGGAAAAAAGTTGTAACTGTGACATAAATGTGCATATCTGAGGGGGGGAAAAAGTTATATTTCTGAGATAAAAACTCACTGACTCTCACTGCCAACTCTTATTCTTTATTAATTGGCAGAAACAAATGATTCACCTTTTGTGATTCTTCTCTTCCATCGATTTGGCACAAAAAGCCCTGATCTCAAAATCCACCCCACAGGCCTGGAGTGAGAAAGACGGATGTAAACAAAGCAAACAAAGTTTGCCCAAGCTTCACAAATAGGATGTGCGCAAAATTGAGTGACAAATTTTAAGGTGTTAGATGGAGCTGTGTATAAGTGCTAATACCTTTCCTGTATCCTCAGGCCCGGGCTGCAGGGTAACTGAACATGGCAAGTTTTGAGGTATCTAAAAAACAGAAGAATATatccacttaaagggttagttcacccaaaaatgaaaattctgtcattaattactcaccctcatgtcgttccaaacccataaaacCTTTgatcatcttcggaacacaaatagaTCATTTTGATGAAATTCTGACCCCTCTATTTCCGGCaattaaattaaagggttacttcagcgattagcatatggctttgtatcagtagaaacactggagtatattcaaatgattgtgctttcccccctcatgtccccctgagacaagagatttatgcattttatttctggaaaaattcctactatgatgcaaattgacgatattcaGAATGTTTGGctaaaggctaaagactacagccagcagagggagccattactgcatgttttgaacccgtgCATGGGGGACGGTgattacactcagagctcagctggcagctacaggcacccatttaaacggagctatggtgagcaatgtaagtcttttaacttctcaaattaatttctatgaaagttaagcttgcaaaggcagactgaactcgcgttgtgaatgtatgccgcgagtgtagtcgcgattacctcagctctcatcacaagagctcatcagctcagtttttaattgtagtgtcttctccaactaagtcacagtaatccagtagcggtggctttgggaatggcctcacggttgttgtctttcatccccatgagacaaaaatacattttctttcttttctcagtctagaaggcaccaaattcaaaaataacttcacatttctactacattaatgacccagtttaaatacagattcatcttcccatcgctgaagtacccctttaacactTTCAAAACCCAGAAAGATAGTAAAGACCTAATTAAAActgtccatgtgactccagtggttaaacattaattttatgaagcaacattTTATGAATACTTTTtctgtgcaaaaaacaaaaaaataactttcaAACAATTTCTTCTCTTCTTTGTCAGTCTCTGATGCCGTTCATGTGAGAAGGCCTTGAAAGTGGTGATTACGTTGCCGTCTATGTGCGGTCAGAAAGCTCTTgaaatttcatcaaaaatatcttaatttgtgttccaaaaaacttacgggtttggaatttCATGAaggtgaataattaatgacagaataacTCTTTAAATATACACTTCACACACCCTGATATCTGTTCACATGCTTCATATTTAGGAGAGatattaaatattgtttttgttcCTCGAaaaccttaatttcttttcgactgaagaaagccatgaacatcttggatgacgtGGAGGTgtgtaaattatcaggaaattttaattctgaagtgaactaCTCCTTGAACATGAGCAAACAATAAGCAGtatattttttacagcattCATTAACCTGAAAATGTTCAGGTTTATTTTAGTTCACTGAGCATGAATTAATATTAACAGATGCAATGTttgattaaaatgttattagtaaacattaactaagattattAAATGCTGTACAAGTATTGTTTATTGTTAGTTTGTTAACAAAACGTcttaataaagaaagaaagaaaaatattttcatgttatagTCAATACACTGACAATATTTAAACTTTACAATATTATgtcttaataaataataatataaatgaataaataaaacattataaataatacaaaaatattacaaaGTAATATATAAACTCAAATGCAACAAGTGAATTAagcataaattaattaattgaagcatttaaagcagcactaggtaacttttcaaccttcataatatattttctagactcttgtgatgatgcatggacttacaataggttgaatgacacgtctgccatagcttgatggggtctgtatagtttttaatcgtacttttaaacttcgagtttcgggtagtaacccgagaacaaaaagaactacaaaattcgactgctttacggcatatacgtcatttccaccaacacccacacttccttaaattcggacgtgcgagcccaactttgttcgtcggataatatagtcatgtccgaagcaggatagacaaataagaaagaaaaggttttgttggaggaaagcaataagaggaaacgaataGGTGATCGGATTacaggcaggacgaggatcaacatgtgagctgaaggaggcgtgcccgaccgatgctgtcatgcttgttatggtgattacctaccactcaaacattgaactgaagtatcatatcgattctgtaaaacggtaacctatagactactataatgacgctggcttgtaaacgtgagcatcgcgattatttggcgttaaaaaataaaacccatgaaattatattcatataacatgctgaaacatatgcccactgactgtacctgggatgaagacattttacACAcaacgccagaagaacacctgcatgtgaactcctcctgcagtgttcagggtaactgttagtgctgcaccaacccgcgagGCCGCTTTTAAgaaattatttggcccgccccgcactactgtatatatattacaacccgccccgcatcagcaaccattaaatagacatacggggtccgcaggttatgagacgacccgtgcatcactagttcagggctatcagggttgtcatgtcaacaaatgcacgcgcaatggcatcccctgttgtaggatgacagaatttacaacagtagttgaggacattattttttcccaactgtagggggaccccgagagcaaaagttacccagtgctggTTTAAGAgaatttgtttaaatattgGATAAAGATAACACTTAACAGTGTaattaaataatgaattaataatattatatttataatatgtaATTAATAAGTAATATATCACACATTGCAAACAAATATATACTGTGCAGCAATAGCCTGGGTGGATTCTTAAAGGTAGGGAGAAACTCACAGTGAAATGGAAAGGATAAGCATTCTGGCCCAGTTTCTTCAAAAGTCTCTCCTGCAGACGACTGTGGGGCTTGGATTCCTCTGGAATTGGAGGATAGGCTTGAAAAGTGAAGACGTAAAGGTCTTTCCGGAAGGACAGCCCTAAAACGTCAAGGTCCTCGCGGCCATATCGGAAAGCACAGGTTAAAGTCACAAACACTGGATGAAAGAAAGACGGAAGAAAGTATTAGGGATTATTACAGAAACAACACAAGTGGGACATCATTTGCATTTGATGTGAAGCAACATGAGATAAGCATGGAAAACAAGTGATCCACTGGAAAACTAAACAGAGATGCACAATGTAGTAGTATCATATCATTTATATGTGTATGCTCATttccatatatttacatttagattACCATTGCAGCCATCTAATACTcacttaaatgtttaaaaacactaaattagtAACACTGTTAATGGAATCTTTAAACAacaaattttaaaatgaatatacatttttcatcctgtACTTTGTAATGTTTGAGGTGCTAAAAACTCACTTGTAACacttatttattgattttaattgtttaattatttaggCAACACTATATAGAATTTTACTATCTtcaatttacaaaataaatattgcCTGTCATttcaatttacatttatgccaAACAGCAAAGATGCTTTCCAGCTCACCTTTTCTATCTTTGAGATATTCAGGTTCGACCAGGATCACACCATCTGTAGCAGAAATACAATGTTGTATCATAAAACATCAGTAAAAGTCTTCTATTGAAAGTTCACTGTTTTACTTCTCCATTTAAATGCAACTTTTTATCTTAAGTCACTGACCGACGGGGTCTACGTGATCAAGATGATCCACAAAATCTCTTTTTCCCAAGTATACTGTAACCTGCAAAAAAACAAGACAGGGCTGTAACTACAACTTGTGGAAACCAAAACTGTGACAGTGTGATAGAGAAAGGTTTTACCTTGCAATTAGGACTGGACTTCTTGAATACCCTTTAGAACAACAAGAACATGTGCATGAATAATCACAGACAATATCAGAGCTGATCGTTTGTACAAATAGATGGGAACCCTTTAAAGTGAAGCAGATGGCATGAACCAAAAGAGCAAACAAATGGTGGAGAGCAACAAATGGCATGCTGGGAGAACTAGTTTGATTGCAGAGTCCAGTTATACTACGACAATGCGTGTCAATATTAATACTTTACTGTTTCATGAAATTATTAGAAAGAGCAGAATGAGATTTTTGCATATATCTTCCATGAGCAGCTGTTGTTAGCTCCCAGGCTATTCCACATGCATGCTAAATGATTAACTTACTTCTAATAAAGccttaaaatacatttctaacaaaaatataatttaacatttttaatataataaacgTGCATATTAGGTGCTGTTTCTCCATCATGCTCAGTCAGGTTATCCAACCACGTACATTTACAATCCAGCTAGTATTAGCTTTCCTACTGTTCGCTTCATATTTTGAGCAATAAGGATcacaaaaattatttatttgatgtCTGAGGCTTTAACGAATACTCACCGGGTGCCTGCCTTGTCCCCCATAATGAGGGAGGAATTTGCTGTGGGAATTTGTGGAGGAAAGTACAGCTATGGCACAGAGTGTAAACACAAGCGTTCAATCACTCCCTGGTAGCTGGCGGTGGGCGGAGCTACGGGCGGGTCACGTGACGTGCCACCCACAAAAGTTGCAGCAGTACAACAACAACCGaatcacagtaaaaaaaaaaaatcattatttatttatctattaatATACTTATTGAATTATACGGATTAATCATATGTATTCATTTGTGttgattatattatattatattatttat
The window above is part of the Pseudorasbora parva isolate DD20220531a chromosome 23, ASM2467924v1, whole genome shotgun sequence genome. Proteins encoded here:
- the arrb2a gene encoding arrestin, beta 2a isoform X2 — translated: MGDKAGTRVFKKSSPNCKVTVYLGKRDFVDHLDHVDPVDGVILVEPEYLKDRKVFVTLTCAFRYGREDLDVLGLSFRKDLYVFTFQAYPPIPEESKPHSRLQERLLKKLGQNAYPFHFTIPQNLPCSVTLQPGPEDTGKACGVDFEIRAFCAKSMEEKNHKRNSVRLVIRKVQYAPEKPGPQPMVETTRSFLMSDRSLHLEASLDKELYYHGEPISVNVHVTNNSTKTVKRVKISVRQYADICLFSTAQYKCPVAHIEADDQVASSSTFCKVYTLTPTLNNNREKRGLALDGKLKHEDTNLASSTIVKDVSNKEVLGVLVSYRVKVKLVVSRGGLLSSLLERDVSVELPFVLMHPKPTDSTLFHSTSAAPMLDPPIDTNLIVFDTNLTPDDDIVFEDFARLRLKGVVDKEEDC
- the arrb2a gene encoding arrestin, beta 2a isoform X4, producing MGDKAGTRVFKKSSPNCKVTVYLGKRDFVDHLDHVDPVDGVILVEPEYLKDRKVFVTLTCAFRYGREDLDVLGLSFRKDLYVFTFQAYPPIPEESKPHSRLQERLLKKLGQNAYPFHFTIPQNLPCSVTLQPGPEDTGKACGVDFEIRAFCAKSMEEKNHKRNSVRLVIRKVQYAPEKPGPQPMVETTRSFLMSDRSLHLEASLDKELYYHGEPISVNVHVTNNSTKTVKRVKISVRQYADICLFSTAQYKCPVAHIEADDQVASSSTFCKVYTLTPTLNNNREKRGLALDGKLKHEDTNLASSTIVKDVSNKEVLGVLVSYRVKVKLVVSRGGDVSVELPFVLMHPKPTDSTLFHSTSAAPMLDPPIDTNLIVFDTNLTPDDDIVFEDFARLRLKGVVDKEEDC
- the arrb2a gene encoding arrestin, beta 2a isoform X1 — encoded protein: MGDKAGTRVFKKSSPNCKVTVYLGKRDFVDHLDHVDPVDGVILVEPEYLKDRKVFVTLTCAFRYGREDLDVLGLSFRKDLYVFTFQAYPPIPEESKPHSRLQERLLKKLGQNAYPFHFTIPQNLPCSVTLQPGPEDTGKACGVDFEIRAFCAKSMEEKNHKRNSVRLVIRKVQYAPEKPGPQPMVETTRSFLMSDRSLHLEASLDKELYYHGEPISVNVHVTNNSTKTVKRVKISVRQYADICLFSTAQYKCPVAHIEADDQVASSSTFCKVYTLTPTLNNNREKRGLALDGKLKHEDTNLASSTIVKDVSNKEVLGVLVSYRVKVKLVVSRGGLLSSLLERDVSVELPFVLMHPKPTDSTLFHSTSAAPMLDPPIDTNLIVFDTNSLTPDDDIVFEDFARLRLKGVVDKEEDC
- the arrb2a gene encoding arrestin, beta 2a isoform X3, with amino-acid sequence MGDKAGTRVFKKSSPNCKVTVYLGKRDFVDHLDHVDPVDGVILVEPEYLKDRKVFVTLTCAFRYGREDLDVLGLSFRKDLYVFTFQAYPPIPEESKPHSRLQERLLKKLGQNAYPFHFTIPQNLPCSVTLQPGPEDTGKACGVDFEIRAFCAKSMEEKNHKRNSVRLVIRKVQYAPEKPGPQPMVETTRSFLMSDRSLHLEASLDKELYYHGEPISVNVHVTNNSTKTVKRVKISVRQYADICLFSTAQYKCPVAHIEADDQVASSSTFCKVYTLTPTLNNNREKRGLALDGKLKHEDTNLASSTIVKDVSNKEVLGVLVSYRVKVKLVVSRGGDVSVELPFVLMHPKPTDSTLFHSTSAAPMLDPPIDTNLIVFDTNSLTPDDDIVFEDFARLRLKGVVDKEEDC